The Cloacibacterium sp. TD35 region TTACATCTGCAATATGATCTCCATGAGCATGAGTAATGAGCACATAATCAATTTTTTGTGCTGAAATATCAAAACCTGTTTTCTCTTTCTGAAAATTATAAAAAGGATCAGAAAGGATGTTTTTTCCATTATAAGTGAACAAAAAACAGTTTTGTCCTAGGAATTTTATTTTCATGATTTTTTATCTAAAATAATTCAATCCAAAAGCTACTAAAATACTCATCAATAAAGTAATGATTCCCACTTGTTTTAAGAATGGGTCTAATTCTTTTGGCTCTTTTACTTCCATCATTTTTCTGCGCAAAGCGGTCAAAGGAAATACGGTAATGAAGAAAATAAAAGCGTAATATTTTCCTTGTTCTTCTAAACCTTCAAGAAACATATAAATCAAAACCAAAATCGGTGGAAGCATTAAAATGACCATTTCATAAATCATAGCATTTTTAAAACCTAATCTTAATGCAAGCGTTTTTTTGCCTGATTTTTCGTCATTTTCAATGTCTCTCATATTGTTGAGATTAAGAACGGCAGCACTCAGCAAACCTATTGCAGAAGCTGGTAAAAGCATATCCCAATCAAAAGTTTTAGTGAACAGAAAATAACTTCCGCACACAGAAACCAGCCCGAAAAAGATAAAAACCATAATATCTCCTAAACCGAGGTATCCATAAGGTTTTTTACCAACAGTGTAACCAATTGCCGCCAAAATACACGCAACTCCTAGTCCTATAAAAGTGTAAAATTCATTAATAAAATTAGGAAAAAATGCTTTGTACAACAAAACTAAAGTAGCCACCAATGATAAAAAGGCAAACAAAAACATAGCGTTTCTCATTTGCTTTGCCGAAATTTTACCAGATGCTACCGCACGTTGTTCTGCCTCTCCTATTCTATTTTGGTCGGTTCCTTTTACACCATCTCCATAATCATTGGCAAAATTTGATAAAACCTGATAGAGCAAAGTCACCAAAAGTGCCAAAGCAAAAATAGTCCAATCCCAAGTTTTTCCTTGTTCTAAAAGTTTCCATCTTGCAATGAAAGAACCCATAATAATTCCGCTCACCGAAAGCGGCAAAGTACGCAGTCGAGCTGCTTTTATCCAATCAATCATAGTTTTTAGGATTTAGGATTTAGGATTTAGGATTTAGTTTTTACTAATCTCTAAAACCTTATTCCTTGTTAAGATATCCATTGATTATCTCCGAAATCTGGTTTACGTTTTTCTAAAAATGCGTTTCTGCCTTCCTTAGCTTCTTCAGTCATGTATGCTAATCTAGTTGCTTCACCAGCGAAAACTTGTTGGCCAACCATTCCGTCATCCGTTAAATTCATCGCAAATTTCAACATTCTGATAGAAGTTGGTGATTTTGCTAAGATTTCCTGCGCCCACTGATAAGAAGTTTCTTCTAACTCAGCGTGAGGTATTACTGCATTTACCATTCCCATATCTTCTGCTTCTTTCGCAGAATAGTTTCTTCCTAAAAAGAAAATTTCTCTGGCTTTTTTCTGACCTACCATTTTGGCTAAATATGCTGAACCGTAACCGCCATCGAAGCTGGTAACATCTGCATCGGTCTGTTTAAAAATGGCATGTTCTTCACTTGCCAATGTTAAATCACAAACCACATGAAGA contains the following coding sequences:
- the menA gene encoding 1,4-dihydroxy-2-naphthoate octaprenyltransferase, encoding MIDWIKAARLRTLPLSVSGIIMGSFIARWKLLEQGKTWDWTIFALALLVTLLYQVLSNFANDYGDGVKGTDQNRIGEAEQRAVASGKISAKQMRNAMFLFAFLSLVATLVLLYKAFFPNFINEFYTFIGLGVACILAAIGYTVGKKPYGYLGLGDIMVFIFFGLVSVCGSYFLFTKTFDWDMLLPASAIGLLSAAVLNLNNMRDIENDEKSGKKTLALRLGFKNAMIYEMVILMLPPILVLIYMFLEGLEEQGKYYAFIFFITVFPLTALRRKMMEVKEPKELDPFLKQVGIITLLMSILVAFGLNYFR
- a CDS encoding 1,4-dihydroxy-2-naphthoyl-CoA synthase, yielding MNIDWKTAKEYEDITYKKCNGVARIAINRPEVRNAFRPKTTSELYDAFYDAYEDSSIGVVLLTGEGPSPKDGGHAFCSGGDQKARGHQGYVGDDGRHRLNILEVQRLIRFMPKVVIAVVNGWAVGGGHSLHVVCDLTLASEEHAIFKQTDADVTSFDGGYGSAYLAKMVGQKKAREIFFLGRNYSAKEAEDMGMVNAVIPHAELEETSYQWAQEILAKSPTSIRMLKFAMNLTDDGMVGQQVFAGEATRLAYMTEEAKEGRNAFLEKRKPDFGDNQWIS